The following nucleotide sequence is from Mycobacterium sp. Z3061.
CTCGAAGGCGAAGAAGCGTTTACGGTCGAAGAACAACCGACCGAACTCGACGAGACCGAAGATGTCTCCGATCTACTCGCCAAGCTGGAGGCCAGCGTCAAGGCGCGCTCGGGCGCCGCGAAGGAACCGGCTGACAAAGAGCCGGCGAAAAAGGAACCGGCGAAGAAGGCACCCGCCAAAGCGGCGAAGAAGACTCCGGCAAAGAAGGCTCCCGCCAAGAAGTCTGCGGCCAAGAAGGCCGGCACCAAAGCCACCAGCAAATGAGCATCCGGAGTAGGCTCATCGTGCTGCCGACCCCTCGAGGAGTTGCCGTGAAGTCCACTCGATTTGGCGTCGCGCTCAGCCTGCTAGTTGTCAGCGCACTGGTGCTGTCGGGATGTGGCGGCAATTCCGGGAAATCGGCGTCGTCGTCATCGAGTGCCGCGCCGGTCGTCCCGGTCAACTGCGGCGGCAAGAAGAAGATCCTGGCCGGTGGCTCGACCGCGCAGAAGAACGCGATGGAGCAGTTCGTCTACGCATACATCCATGCCTGTCCCGGCCACACCCTGGACTATGCCGCCAACGGCTCGGGCGCCGGCATGAAAGCGTTCCTCGGCAACGAAACCGACTTCGCCGGCTCCGACTCCCCGATGAATCCCGACAAGGGCGAACCGGACCGGGCCCGCGAGCGGTGCGGCTCGGCGGCGTGGGACATCCCGGTCGTCTTCGGCCCGATCGCGGTGACCTACAACATCAACGGGGTCAATTCGCTCAGCCTGGACGGACCCACCATCGCCAGGATCTTCAACGGCGCGATCACCAGGTGGGACGACCCGGCCATCAAGGCACTCAACCAGAGCACCAACCTGCCGCCGACGCCGATCCACGTCGTGTTCCGCGGCGACCAGTCCGGCACCACCGACAACTTCCAGCGCTACCTCGACGCCGCCTCCAACGGCGCCTGGGGCAAAGGCACGGGGCAGGCGTTCAACGGCGGCGTCGGTGAAGGCGCTGCCGGCAACGACGGTACGTCGCAGGCCATGAAACGAACCGACGGGTCAATCACCTACAACGAATGGTCCTTCGCGGTGGGGCATCAGTTGAACATGGCCCAGGTCATCACCTCGGCCGGCCCGCAGGCGGTGTCGATCAGCGCCGAGACGGTGGGCAAGACGATCGCCGGGGCCACCTTCAAACCCGGCAGCGACACCAACGACCTGATTGTCGACACGTCGTCCTTCTACAAGCCGACCCAGGCCGGCGCCTACCCGATCGTGTTGGTCACCTACGAGATCGTCTGCTCGAAGTATCCAGACAGCCCAACGGGCCAGGCGGTTAAGGCGTTCATGCAAGCCACAATTGGCGACGGCCAAATCGGTTTGGATGAGTATGGATACATCCCGCTGCCCAACTCGTTCCAATCGAAATTGGTGCCGGTCGTCAACGCCATCGCGTGACCGTCGGTGACCGGGACGCGTTGCGTCACCGCCGCTTCCACCGCGGGCAGCGACTGTCATTGGCCGGCAACGGATTTCGACGCGTAAATTTGCCGGCGGCAAGCCCCCCGCCGGGCGCGCCGTTACTCACTCGTGATTCAAAATTCATGCTGAGTCGCCGGATTTTGTTGTGTGCCTCCTCTCGGAGGATTTACCGTGTGTTAACCATCAGTTTCAGCGCGGCGGCGCCGGTGGCGTCGGCCGGGCGGAGGAGGCATCGACGGTGACCAACACCGGGTCGGAATCGCGGGTCGGGTCACTCTTTGGTCCCTATCAGTTGGTGCGCCTGATCGGCCGCGGCGGGATGGGTGAGGTCTACGAAGCCGAAGACACCCGCAAGCACCGGGTGGTGGCGCTCAAGCTCATCTCGACGCAGTTCTCCAACAACCCGGTGTTCCGATCCCGGATGCAGCGGGAGGCCGACATCGCCGGCCGGCTCAATGAGCCGCACATCGTGCCGATTCATGACTACGGCGAACTCGACGGGCACTTCTTCGTGGAGATGCGCCTCATCGACGGCGTGTCACTGCGGTCCATGCTGACCCAGTTCGGGCCCCTCACCCCGGCCCGGACGGTCGCGATCATCCGGCAGGTCGCGGCGGCACTGGACGCCGCGCACGCCAGCGGCATCACTCACCGCGACGTCAAGCCGGAGAACATCCTGGTGGCCCAGAACGACTTCGCCTACCTCGTGGACTTCGGCATCGCCCGCGCGGCGCACGACCCCAACCTGACCCAGAGCGGGATGGCCGTCGGCACCTACAACTACATGGCTCCGGAACGGTTCACCGGCGACGACGTCACGTACCGGGCAGACATCTACGCGCTGGCCTGCGTGCTGGGCGAGTGCCTGACCGGGGCGCCGCCCTACCGAGCCGACAGCGTCGAGCGCCTGATCGCCTCGCACCTGATGGAGCCGGTGCCGCGGCCCAGCATCCTGCGCCCGGGCCGCGTCCCCGCGGCACTCGACCACGTGATCGCCAAGGGCATGGCCAAGAACCCCAACGACCGGTACATGACCGCCGGCGACCTCGCGATCGCCGCGCACGAGGCGCTCAGCACGCCCGAACAGCGCCAGGAAGCCACCATCCTGCGCCAGGGTGACAACGAAACGCTGATGCTTCCCGCGGTCGACCCGGGTGCGGGCGGCTGGTCCAGCCAGGGCGGCTCGGGTTCCTACCCGAGCAGTCCTGCGACCATGCGGGCCCCGGTTCCGCAGTTCCGCACCGGCGACGAGACGATGGCGCAGCCACTGCCGTCCAACACCGGCGGCTGGCGGGAGAGGCCCCAGAACAACTCGGATCAGTTCACCCAGGCCGCCCCGGTTCCGCCCGCGGGATGGGCCAGTCACCCCGGCGTCGCCAACCCCTCGGGACCGGTCCCCATGGGCCCTCCGCCCTATCAGCAGCATTCCCAGCCGCACCCGGCCGCCGCTCCGGCACCGCCACCGAAGCCGAAGAAGTCACGCAAGGCGCTGATCATCGGCGCCGCCGCCGCGGCCGTCCTGCTGGTCGTCATCGCGGCCACGGCATTCTTCCTCAGCGGCTCCGACGGCAACGGATCCTCGACCCAGAGCGCGACCGGCCAGCAGGTGATGCCGTTCAACGGCCTCAATTTCCGCTTTGCCCCGGGCGGGGTCGCGGTCGACCCCAGCGGCACCGTCTACGTGACCAACCAGACCATGTACGGCCGCGTCGTGACGTTGCCGGACGGATCCACCTCGCCGACGGTCAAGCCGTTCAACGGGCTGTACGAACCGCAGGGTATCGCCGTGGATGCGGCCGGCAAGATCTATGTCAGTGACTTCAACAACCGGGTGGTGGCGCTGGCGGGCGGGTCGAACAACCAGGTGGTGCTGCCCTTCAACGGGCTCAACTACCCCGAGGGTGTGGCGGTCGACCCGCAGGGCAACGTCTACGTCGCCGACCGCGGCAACAACCGGGTGCTCAAGCTGGCGGCGGGCAGCAACGCGCAGACGGAGTTGCCGTTCAACGGGCTGAAGAATCCCGACGGGGTGGCCGTCGACAGCGACGGCAACATCTACGTCACCGACACCGACAACAACCGGGTACTGAAGCTGGACGCCGGAACCAGCAACCAGTCCGAGTTGCCGTTCACCGGCATGAGCGCGCCGTGGGGGATCACCGTCGACGGCGCGGGCAACGTCTACGTCACCGAGCACGACAACAACGTGGTGGCGAAGTTGCCGGCCGGCGCGACCGCCTCGGTTGAGTTGCCGTTCAACGGCCTGAACACCCCGCTGTCGGTGGCCGTGGACAAGAAGGGCAACGTCTACGTCGCCGACCGCGGCAACGGCCGGGTGTTGCGTCTCCCGCCCGGCTCGTGAGCCGGCTCAGCGCCGCCGGGTGGCCAGGAACCGCATCCCCGCCGCCGACAGGTTGATCACGGCGACGATGATGATCAGGGTCAGCGCCGCACCCCAGACACGCAGGAAACCGGCGTGTTCGGGGTTGGTGAGCTCGGTGTAGATCAGTAGCGGCAGCGATGCCATGTTGCCGTTGAAGATGTCGTAGTTGATCGACCGGCTGTAGCCCACCAGCACCAGCACCGGGGCGGTCTCGCCGATCACCCGGGCGACCGCCAGCAGTACGCCGGAGATGATGCCCGGAGTCGCGATCGGCGCCACGATCCGCACGATCGTCTTCCACTTCGGAACGCCCAGTGCGTAACTGGCTTCGCGCAATTCGTCGGGCACCAGTCGCAGCATCTCCTCGGTGGAGCGCACCACCACCGGCAGCATCAGCAGCACCAGTGCCAACGACACGGCGAAGGCGCTCTGCTGCAACCCGAGGGTGGCGATCCAGAGGCTGAAGATGAACAGCGCGGCCACGATCGACGGGACCCCGGCCAGCACGTCCACCATGAACGTCGTCACCCGCGCCATCCGACTGGTCCCGTATTCGACCAGATAGACCGCGGTCATCAGACCCAGCGGCACCGCGATCACCGCCGCCACACCGGCCTGCGCCACGGTCCCGTACAAGGCCTGGTACACACCGCCGGTGAATTCCTCGGGCAACACACCCCGCAGCGAGTGCGTCCACCAGTCCATCTGTACGACCGCGTGCCAGCCGCGCGCGATCACCACCGCCAGCAGCCATACCAGCGGCACCAGCGCGATAAGGAACGAGGCGACGAAGAAGCCGGTCGCGACGTTGTTGGTGATCCGGCGCCGCAGACTCAGGTGCCGGTACAACATCGCCTTGACCGGCTGTTCGAGCGCGGTGGCACTGACCTGGCTCACCCGTTGACCTTTCCGCCGGCGATCGCGCGTGCCGCGGCGTTGACCATGAAGGTCAGCACGAACAGTGCGAATCCGGCCGAAATGTAGGCGCCGGTCGGCAGCGGCGCGCTGAATTCTGATGCGGCAGAGGCGATTTTGGAGGCAAACGTGTAGCCGCCGTCGAACAGCGACCAATTCCCGGGCTTGGCGGCCGATCTCAGAATGATCAGCACCGCCACCGTTTCGCCCAGCGCGCGTCCCAGACCCAGCATCGAGGCAGCGATTACCCCGCTGCGGCCGAACGGCAGCACGGTCATCCGTATTACTTCCCACTTCGTCGCGCCCAGGGCCTGCGCGGCTTCGATCTGCATCGGGGGGGTCTGGCGAAACACCTCCCGCGACACCGAGGTGACGATCGGCAGGATCATCACCGCCAGGACGATGCCTGCGGTGAAGATCGTGCCGCCCCCGGCGAGCGAGACGTTGCCGCTTTTGAACAGAAACAGCCAGCCCAGGTTCTTGTTGAGGACGGTGGCAACCGGCAGCAGTTTCGGCGCCAACACGAAGATGCCCCACAAACCGAAGATGATCGACGGGACCGCGGCCAGCAGATCGACCATCGCCCCGAACGGCCGGGCCAGCCGCTTCGGGGCGTACTGGGTGACGAACACGGCGATACCGACGGCGATCGGGACCGCCAGCGCCAGGGCAGTGATCGAACTGAGCACGGTGACCATGAACAGATCGCGGATCCCGAAGGCCAGCTTGTTGGCGGAGGTGTCGAACTGCGCGCTGGTGAAGAAGTTGGCTTGGTTCGCCTGCAGCGACGGAATCGCCTTGATCAGCAGGAACACCGCGATCAGCACGATCGCTACCACGATGGTGCTCCCGGCCGCCGAGGCGACCAGCTGAAACAGGCGGTCCGCCCGCCGTGCCGCGCGCGCGTCTACCTCCGCTAGCGCATGCTTAGCTAGCGGGGCTTTGACCACGTGAACCTCAGATCAGGAGATCGCGTTGACCGCGGTCGACAGCCTCGACTTGAACGAGTCCGGGATAGGGACGTAACCGTTGTCACCCAGCCCATTCTGGCCACCGCCGATGGTCGACTGCAGGAACGCCTTCACCGCCGTCCCGACCTGCGCGTCCGGGTACTTCGAGCAGACGATCTCGTAGGTGGCCAGCACGATCGGGTACGAACCGGGCTGCGTGGGCCGGTAGAACGAGAGCGTGTCGAGTACCAGGTCGTTGCCCTGACCAGAGATCGTGGCGCCGGCGATCGTCTTGCCGACGGAGTCGGTGCCGATGGCAACCGGCTCCGGACCGGCCGAGGTGATGATCTTAGCGATGTTCAGTCTCTGCCCTTGGGCGAACGACCACTCGTTGTAGGTGATGGACCCCTCGGTGCTCTTGATGGCCGCCGAGGTGCCGTCGTTGCCTTTGGCGCCTTCGCCGACGCCGCCCTTGAAGGCCTTACCGGCGCCCTTGCCCCACGCGCCGTTGGAGGCGGCGTCGAGGTAGCGCTGGAAGTTGTCCGTGGTCCCGGACTCGTCGCTGCGGAACACGACGTGGATCGGCGTAGCGGGCAGGTTGGTGCCCGAGTTGATGGCCGCGATCGCCGGGTCGTTCCAGGTGGTGATGGCGCCGCTGAAGATCTTGGCCAGGGTGGTCCCGTCGAGGTTCAGCGAACTGACGCCGCCGATGTTGTAGGTCACCGCGATGGGGCCGAACACCACCGGCAGGTTCCAGGCCGGCGCGTCGCCGCAACGCTTCTGCGCCGCCGCCGCCTCGTCCTTGCCGAGCGGAGAGTCAGAGCCACCGAAATCGGTTTGGTTGCCGTTGAATTCGCTGATTCCCGCACCCGAGCCGTTGCCGGTGTAGTTCAGCGTCTGGCCGGGGCAGGCCGATTCGAACGCCTTGACGAACCGGGTCATCGCGTTGGCCTGCGCGGTGGAGCCGCTGGCCTTCAGCGTCTTCTTGCCACCGCAGCTCACGCTGCCCGACGAGCCGCCCGACGTTCCTTGACCTCCCCCACCAGCGTTGTTGTCACTACCGCACGCAGACAACACCAGAGCACCCGAGGCCAGCACTCCGAGCGCGGCGCCAAATCGGTTGAGTTTCAATTCACTTCCTATCGGTAGACATGAAACATACTAACCGCCGCCCCTCCGCCACGGCTTGTCCGACCAGACCCTTTCCTCACTCCCTTGCCGCTACATTAACAACAGGTAACGGCCGGTGAAAGAGTCGACGAAAGCGACGTTGCGCCACTGGCCACCTTGCGCCTGCACCAGCAGGCTCGCTGGAGCCGCACCGAGCCGGCCTGTCCGCGTTATCCAAAGATATTGCCGTTCATAGCTTTTCGTCGCCACCAACTGAAGGCCGAGTGGGAACGAACGAAGCCGGCGAGCCGCGACGCCGTCCCGGCCCCGGGTGCCTCGACCTACAACATTGCCGTTGAGTTTCGTCGAATGACCCATTGTTTTCGTTCCCCCGAGGTTTCCGATTCCACGGTCCCGAGGATGCTGACGACACCATCTGAGAATGAGCCGATCCGACCCAATTCATTTCCGGGAATGTATTGGCACCCGACATTAACAGAGGCGCCGTTGTTGTCGCTTCGATCGCCCGTGCCGACCCCGCAGCAAC
It contains:
- the pstS gene encoding phosphate ABC transporter substrate-binding protein PstS, which produces MKSTRFGVALSLLVVSALVLSGCGGNSGKSASSSSSAAPVVPVNCGGKKKILAGGSTAQKNAMEQFVYAYIHACPGHTLDYAANGSGAGMKAFLGNETDFAGSDSPMNPDKGEPDRARERCGSAAWDIPVVFGPIAVTYNINGVNSLSLDGPTIARIFNGAITRWDDPAIKALNQSTNLPPTPIHVVFRGDQSGTTDNFQRYLDAASNGAWGKGTGQAFNGGVGEGAAGNDGTSQAMKRTDGSITYNEWSFAVGHQLNMAQVITSAGPQAVSISAETVGKTIAGATFKPGSDTNDLIVDTSSFYKPTQAGAYPIVLVTYEIVCSKYPDSPTGQAVKAFMQATIGDGQIGLDEYGYIPLPNSFQSKLVPVVNAIA
- the pstS gene encoding phosphate ABC transporter substrate-binding protein PstS, which encodes MKLNRFGAALGVLASGALVLSACGSDNNAGGGGQGTSGGSSGSVSCGGKKTLKASGSTAQANAMTRFVKAFESACPGQTLNYTGNGSGAGISEFNGNQTDFGGSDSPLGKDEAAAAQKRCGDAPAWNLPVVFGPIAVTYNIGGVSSLNLDGTTLAKIFSGAITTWNDPAIAAINSGTNLPATPIHVVFRSDESGTTDNFQRYLDAASNGAWGKGAGKAFKGGVGEGAKGNDGTSAAIKSTEGSITYNEWSFAQGQRLNIAKIITSAGPEPVAIGTDSVGKTIAGATISGQGNDLVLDTLSFYRPTQPGSYPIVLATYEIVCSKYPDAQVGTAVKAFLQSTIGGGQNGLGDNGYVPIPDSFKSRLSTAVNAIS
- a CDS encoding protein kinase domain-containing protein, which encodes MTNTGSESRVGSLFGPYQLVRLIGRGGMGEVYEAEDTRKHRVVALKLISTQFSNNPVFRSRMQREADIAGRLNEPHIVPIHDYGELDGHFFVEMRLIDGVSLRSMLTQFGPLTPARTVAIIRQVAAALDAAHASGITHRDVKPENILVAQNDFAYLVDFGIARAAHDPNLTQSGMAVGTYNYMAPERFTGDDVTYRADIYALACVLGECLTGAPPYRADSVERLIASHLMEPVPRPSILRPGRVPAALDHVIAKGMAKNPNDRYMTAGDLAIAAHEALSTPEQRQEATILRQGDNETLMLPAVDPGAGGWSSQGGSGSYPSSPATMRAPVPQFRTGDETMAQPLPSNTGGWRERPQNNSDQFTQAAPVPPAGWASHPGVANPSGPVPMGPPPYQQHSQPHPAAAPAPPPKPKKSRKALIIGAAAAAVLLVVIAATAFFLSGSDGNGSSTQSATGQQVMPFNGLNFRFAPGGVAVDPSGTVYVTNQTMYGRVVTLPDGSTSPTVKPFNGLYEPQGIAVDAAGKIYVSDFNNRVVALAGGSNNQVVLPFNGLNYPEGVAVDPQGNVYVADRGNNRVLKLAAGSNAQTELPFNGLKNPDGVAVDSDGNIYVTDTDNNRVLKLDAGTSNQSELPFTGMSAPWGITVDGAGNVYVTEHDNNVVAKLPAGATASVELPFNGLNTPLSVAVDKKGNVYVADRGNGRVLRLPPGS
- the pstA gene encoding phosphate ABC transporter permease PstA, translating into MLYRHLSLRRRITNNVATGFFVASFLIALVPLVWLLAVVIARGWHAVVQMDWWTHSLRGVLPEEFTGGVYQALYGTVAQAGVAAVIAVPLGLMTAVYLVEYGTSRMARVTTFMVDVLAGVPSIVAALFIFSLWIATLGLQQSAFAVSLALVLLMLPVVVRSTEEMLRLVPDELREASYALGVPKWKTIVRIVAPIATPGIISGVLLAVARVIGETAPVLVLVGYSRSINYDIFNGNMASLPLLIYTELTNPEHAGFLRVWGAALTLIIIVAVINLSAAGMRFLATRRR
- the pstC gene encoding phosphate ABC transporter permease subunit PstC, translating into MVKAPLAKHALAEVDARAARRADRLFQLVASAAGSTIVVAIVLIAVFLLIKAIPSLQANQANFFTSAQFDTSANKLAFGIRDLFMVTVLSSITALALAVPIAVGIAVFVTQYAPKRLARPFGAMVDLLAAVPSIIFGLWGIFVLAPKLLPVATVLNKNLGWLFLFKSGNVSLAGGGTIFTAGIVLAVMILPIVTSVSREVFRQTPPMQIEAAQALGATKWEVIRMTVLPFGRSGVIAASMLGLGRALGETVAVLIILRSAAKPGNWSLFDGGYTFASKIASAASEFSAPLPTGAYISAGFALFVLTFMVNAAARAIAGGKVNG